The Serpentinimonas maccroryi genome has a segment encoding these proteins:
- the rnhB gene encoding ribonuclease HII, which yields MRSRKSSKPDGYTLGWAPPGLVAGVDETGRGPLAGPVLAAAVMLDPRKPIAGLRDSKKLTPKRRAQLCELIHDRALCCSVAQASVEEIECLNILQATLLAMQRAVAGLRLRPTQVLVDGNRLPALQLPAQAVVRGDDRVAAIAAASIVAKVQRDRLCLDWHAQYPDYGFDRHKGYGTALHLEALQRLGPTPWHRRGFAPVAALLATACPP from the coding sequence ATGCGATCGCGCAAATCCTCCAAGCCTGACGGCTACACCTTGGGCTGGGCCCCGCCGGGCCTGGTGGCTGGGGTGGACGAAACCGGACGCGGCCCGCTGGCCGGGCCGGTGCTGGCCGCGGCGGTGATGCTGGACCCGCGCAAACCGATCGCGGGCTTGCGCGATTCCAAAAAACTCACGCCCAAGCGGCGCGCGCAACTGTGCGAGCTGATCCACGACCGCGCCCTGTGCTGCTCGGTGGCCCAGGCCAGCGTCGAAGAAATCGAGTGCCTCAACATCTTGCAAGCCACCCTGCTGGCGATGCAGCGCGCCGTGGCCGGCCTGCGGCTGCGCCCCACGCAGGTGCTGGTCGATGGCAACCGCTTGCCCGCCCTCCAGCTGCCGGCGCAAGCCGTGGTGCGTGGCGACGACCGGGTGGCGGCGATCGCGGCGGCTTCCATCGTGGCCAAGGTGCAGCGCGACCGCCTGTGCCTCGACTGGCATGCCCAGTACCCCGATTACGGCTTTGACCGCCACAAAGGCTACGGCACCGCGCTGCACCTCGAGGCGCTGCAGCGCTTGGGCCCCACGCCTTGGCACCGGCGCGGTTTTGCCCCGGTGGCGGCGCTGCTGGCCACAGCCTGTCCCCCATGA